A genome region from Magnolia sinica isolate HGM2019 chromosome 8, MsV1, whole genome shotgun sequence includes the following:
- the LOC131252675 gene encoding laccase-7: MARPSFLLAFALVLLASVASAKIVEHTFNVGNLTVQPLCEQRVIVAVNERLPGPIIHVREGDTLIVHVYNESPYNITIHWHGIFQLLSGWADGPSYVTQCPIVPGNHYTYKFNITGQEGTLWWHGHVAWLRATVYGALIIRPRAGRSYPFPKPHREFPIILGEWWDANVVDVENQALLTGAPPNNSNAFTINGRPGDLLPCAKKHTHKLKVVYGNTYMLRIINAALNNQLFFKVAGHDLTVVAVDASYTEPYLTDVVVLAPGQTTDVLLLANRPLGRYYIAAHPYVSVPASVPFPFDNTTTTAILQYMNATSSGPPQMPALPEFHDTPTAHKFYSNLTGLVLNEADIVPLHVDENMFITFGLGLVPCDLKNATCQGPNGMKFAASMNNVSFQLPSTLSMLQAHFFDIQGIYTDDFPSNPPLVFDYTNSNQSALVSTTVKDTRAKKLAYNSTVEIVLQNTAIVAIENHPIHLHGFNFFVLAQGFGNFDRARDQEKFNLVNPQKRNTIAVPVGGWAVIRFRADNPGVWLMHCHLDVHLPWGLATTFEVENGPTPSSTLPPPPIDLPRC; this comes from the exons ATGGCACGTCCCTCGTTCTTGCTCGCATTCGCACTCGTTCTCCTCGCCTCCGTCGCCTCTGCGAAAATCGTCGAGCACACATTCAAT gtGGGTAATCTAACAGTCCAGCCACTGTGCGAACAACGAGTCATCGTCGCCGTTAACGAACGACTTCCTGGCCCGATCATACACGTGCGTGAGGGCGACACGCTCATCGTTCATGTCTACAACGAGTCCCCATACAACATTACAATCCACTG GCATGGGATATTTCAGCTACTCAGCGGGTGGGCCGACGGACCGAGTTACGTGACTCAGTGTCCGATTGTTCCAGGGAATCATTACACTTATAAGTTCAACATCACTGGGCAGGAAGGAACCCTTTGGTGGCACGGCCACGTGGCATGGCTCCGCGCTACTGTCTATGGGGCCCTGATCATCCGGCCCAGAGCCGGTCGATCCTATCCGTTCCCTAAACCCCATAGGGAATTCCCCATCATtctag GTGAATGGTGGGACGCCAACGTGGTGGATGTAGAGAATCAGGCCCTACTCACTGGGGCCCCACCGAATAACTCGAATGCATTCACCATCAATGGACGGCCCGGCGACCTCCTCCCTTGTGCCAAGAAAC ACACACACAAGCTGAAGGTGGTCTATGGCAATACCTACATGTTGCGAATCATCAACGCTGCCCTCAATAACCAGCTCTTCTTCAAGGTGGCCGGCCACGATCTGACGGTCGTCGCCGTCGACGCCTCCTACACCGAACCCTACCTCACCGACGTCGTCGTCCTGGCTCCCGGCCAGACCACCGACGTCCTCCTCCTCGCCAACCGCCCGCTGGGCCGTTACTACATTGCGGCCCACCCGTACGTCAGCGTTCCTGCTTCAGTACCGTTCCCGTTCGATAACACAACCACCACCGCGATCCTCCAATACATGAACGCCACGTCATCGGGCCCACCCCAGATGCCAGCCCTACCAGAATTCCATGACACCCCAACGGCCCACAAGTTCTATTCAAACCTAACGGGCCTGGTCTTGAATGAGGCCGACATAGTCCCGCTCCACGTGGACGAGAACATGTTCATAACCTTCGGGCTGGGCCTCGTACCCTGCGATTTGAAGAATGCCACGTGTCAGGGACCCAATGGGATGAAATTTGCAGCGAGCATGAACAACGTGTCATTCCAGCTGCCGTCCACGTTGTCAATGCTGCAGGCGCACTTTTTCGACATACAGGGTATTTACACCGATGATTTTCCGTCCAACCCACCGCTCGTCTTTGACTACACGAACTCGAATCAGAGCGCGTTGGTGTCGACTACCGTCAAGGATACACGTGCGAAGAAGCTGGCGTACAACTCGACGGTGGAGATAGTTCTGCAGAACACGGCGATCGTGGCGATTGAgaaccaccccatccatctgcACGGGTTCAATTTCTTCGTGCTCGCGCAGGGGTTCGGGAATTTCGACCGTGCGCGGGACCAGGAAAAGTTCAATTTGGTGAACCCGCAGAAGCGGAACACCATAGCCGTGCCCGTCGGTGGATGGGCTGTCATCAGATTCCGGGCCGATAATCCAG GTGTATGGCTGATGCACTGCCACCTCGACGTCCACCTTCCGTGGGGCCTAGCTACCACTTTTGAGGTGGAGAATGGGCCCACACCTTCATCCACTCTCCCTCCACCTCCCATAGATCTCCCTcgctgttga